A single genomic interval of Selenobaculum gibii harbors:
- a CDS encoding homoserine dehydrogenase: protein MNKKIKIGLLGSGTVGTGVIKVLLENVHEITQKIGREVAITKVLVRDLNKKRKIPSTCTIIDDFEEIINDDSIDIVVEVMGGENPAKEYMLRALEAGKHVVTANKDVVAKYGKLMFEAAEKHKVDFMFEASVGGGIPIITPLKQCLTANKILEVMGIVNGTTNYMLTKMTNEKLDYHTVLTEAQAKGYAESDPIADVGGLDAARKIAILSSIAFNTRVHLDDVYVEGITAITPEDIEYARELGYVIKLLAIAKDVPAYGIDVRVHPALVPNTHPLASVNDVFNAIFVKGNAVGETMFYGRGAGEGPTASAVVADIIDISRNIVHKTSGKISCTCFEDKMICPVEKSISAYYVRLLVKDEPGVLATIAGAFGNNQVSLNSVIQKRRVNGCAEIVLITHEVAQEHLAKASAIIKNLKDVTEIRNIIRVEAQRK, encoded by the coding sequence ATGAATAAAAAGATTAAGATAGGACTATTAGGTTCTGGCACAGTTGGAACGGGTGTTATTAAGGTATTATTAGAAAATGTTCATGAAATTACACAGAAAATTGGTAGAGAAGTTGCTATAACAAAAGTTCTAGTGCGTGACTTAAACAAAAAACGTAAAATTCCTTCTACATGTACAATTATAGATGATTTTGAAGAAATTATAAATGATGATAGTATTGATATTGTAGTCGAAGTCATGGGTGGTGAGAATCCAGCGAAAGAATATATGTTACGGGCATTAGAAGCTGGAAAGCATGTAGTAACAGCAAATAAAGATGTCGTTGCAAAGTATGGAAAATTAATGTTTGAGGCAGCAGAAAAGCATAAGGTGGATTTCATGTTTGAGGCTAGTGTTGGCGGTGGTATTCCAATTATAACACCTTTAAAGCAGTGCTTAACAGCAAATAAAATCCTTGAAGTTATGGGGATTGTCAATGGCACGACAAACTATATGCTGACTAAAATGACAAATGAAAAATTGGATTATCATACTGTACTTACTGAAGCACAAGCAAAAGGTTATGCTGAATCTGATCCTATTGCTGATGTTGGTGGATTAGATGCTGCCAGGAAAATTGCGATTTTGTCTTCTATCGCATTTAATACTAGAGTTCATTTAGATGATGTTTATGTGGAGGGAATTACAGCGATTACTCCAGAAGATATTGAATATGCACGTGAGCTTGGTTATGTAATAAAATTATTGGCAATTGCAAAAGATGTACCTGCGTATGGCATCGATGTTAGAGTTCATCCTGCATTGGTACCGAATACGCATCCATTAGCATCGGTGAATGATGTATTTAATGCAATTTTCGTAAAAGGAAATGCTGTAGGCGAGACGATGTTTTATGGGCGTGGGGCTGGCGAAGGGCCAACAGCTAGTGCTGTTGTTGCTGATATTATTGATATTTCTCGCAATATTGTTCACAAAACAAGTGGGAAAATTAGTTGTACTTGTTTTGAAGATAAAATGATTTGCCCAGTAGAAAAGTCGATTTCTGCTTATTATGTACGTTTATTAGTAAAAGATGAACCAGGGGTTTTAGCAACAATTGCAGGGGCCTTTGGAAATAATCAAGTAAGTTTAAATTCTGTCATTCAAAAACGTCGTGTAAACGGTTGTGCTGAAATTGTATTAATTACACATGAAGTAGCGCAAGAACATCTTGCAAAGGCTTCGGCTATAATTAAAAATTTAAAAGATGTTACAGAGATTCGTAATATTATAAGAGTTGAGGCGCAGCGCAAATAG
- the spoIVA gene encoding stage IV sporulation protein A — protein sequence MEKFDLFRDIAERTGGDIYIGVVGPVRTGKSTFIKKFMETLILPNIIDPYEQERAKDELPQSAAGKTIMTTEPKFIPNEAVEINIKENVSVRVRMVDCVGYTVEGALGYAEQDEPRMVLTPWFEEEIPFQEAAEIGTKKVITEHSTIGLVISTDGTVTDLPRQQYLAAEERVINELKELEKPFLVIINTNKPLAADTQELVLSLEEKYNVPVIPVDCAKLNSDDIYAILQEVLYEFPVKEVNVSLPKWIDELMEDYWLKRNFTGIVEGVVQDIHRLRDIDAAIDSLNESEFVSEVVLQDMDLGCGVATIEVMTRGDLFYQVIEELTGFTISGEHHLLRIMQDLSVAKREYDKLSDALEMVKEKGYAVVAPQVDEMVLEEPEIIRTGSKFGVRLKATAPSLHIIRTDVQAEIAPILGTEKQSEELIQYLMKEFEGEPERIWRTNLFGKSLNSLVREGIQNKLSCMPENAQNKLRDALTRIVNDGSGGLICIIF from the coding sequence ATGGAGAAATTTGATTTGTTTAGAGATATCGCTGAGCGTACTGGCGGTGATATTTATATTGGGGTAGTAGGTCCAGTACGTACAGGAAAATCAACTTTTATTAAAAAATTTATGGAAACACTTATATTGCCTAATATTATTGATCCATATGAGCAAGAAAGAGCAAAAGATGAATTACCACAAAGTGCAGCTGGAAAAACTATTATGACGACAGAGCCTAAATTTATTCCAAATGAAGCAGTAGAAATTAATATAAAAGAAAATGTTTCGGTCCGAGTACGCATGGTTGATTGCGTAGGATATACTGTAGAAGGAGCTTTAGGATATGCAGAACAAGATGAACCAAGGATGGTATTAACTCCTTGGTTTGAGGAAGAAATTCCGTTTCAAGAAGCTGCGGAAATTGGAACGAAGAAAGTAATAACAGAGCATTCAACGATTGGCTTGGTGATAAGCACAGATGGAACAGTAACTGATTTACCTAGGCAACAATATCTTGCGGCAGAAGAACGTGTAATTAATGAATTGAAAGAGCTAGAAAAACCTTTTTTAGTAATTATAAACACGAATAAGCCATTAGCGGCTGATACACAGGAACTTGTGTTGTCGTTAGAGGAAAAATATAATGTTCCAGTGATTCCAGTAGATTGTGCAAAATTAAATAGTGATGATATTTATGCAATTTTACAAGAAGTTTTATATGAATTCCCTGTGAAAGAAGTAAATGTTTCATTGCCAAAATGGATTGATGAATTAATGGAAGATTATTGGCTAAAACGAAATTTTACTGGGATTGTTGAAGGTGTGGTACAAGATATTCATAGATTGCGTGATATTGATGCAGCTATAGATTCTCTGAATGAATCTGAATTTGTTTCTGAAGTAGTTTTGCAGGATATGGATTTAGGATGTGGAGTAGCAACAATTGAAGTGATGACACGTGGCGATTTATTCTATCAAGTTATTGAAGAATTAACAGGATTTACAATTAGTGGTGAACATCATTTGCTAAGAATTATGCAAGACTTGTCTGTTGCAAAACGCGAGTATGATAAGTTATCAGATGCGTTAGAAATGGTAAAAGAAAAAGGATATGCTGTTGTTGCACCACAGGTGGATGAAATGGTGCTGGAAGAACCAGAAATTATTCGAACGGGCAGTAAGTTTGGGGTAAGATTAAAAGCTACTGCGCCATCATTGCATATTATAAGAACGGATGTACAGGCAGAAATTGCGCCTATTTTAGGTACTGAAAAACAAAGTGAAGAATTGATTCAATATCTGATGAAAGAATTTGAAGGAGAGCCAGAAAGAATTTGGCGTACAAATTTATTTGGTAAGTCGTTAAATTCTTTAGTTCGTGAAGGAATTCAAAATAAATTATCTTGTATGCCTGAAAATGCACAAAATAAATTAAGAGATGCACTAACACGTATTGTAAATGATGGAAGCGGCGGTCTAATTTGTATTATTTTTTAA
- a CDS encoding DUF512 domain-containing protein, whose amino-acid sequence MSHYGVIAGIHKESLAEELGLEIGDRILSVNGQELMDIIDLSFAFAEEEIELLIEKANGEQELIEFDKEYDEELGVEFESAVFDNIRRCGNKCWFCFVDQIAPNMRDSLSIKDDDYRMSFLYGNFVTLTNIREMDLKRIKQLHLSPLFISVHTTNGQLRARMLNNKRAANIIEQLEYLVKNDIQIHTQIVLCPGINDGEILDQTIHDLINMGENVLSLAIVPVGLTKYRESCYSLTGFSMEQAGKIIEQVEKWQLIARKKFGKNFVYLGDEFYFLANQDIPDADYYDDFPQLENGIGLTRDFIEEWNACQDKDCNAYEEPIYLDIVCGKSAEKILSILLRELEIKNLFIRVIPIENKFFGENITVTGLLTGQDIIQQLKFLSGKRDGIIIPGVSLRKGENIFLDDYHISDIEKELGAKVQIAHDAVDLNRLLKMWNNVKEENETEDMNYTWQGNCAYTKNN is encoded by the coding sequence ATGAGTCATTACGGTGTTATTGCCGGAATACATAAAGAGAGTTTAGCTGAAGAATTGGGTTTGGAAATTGGGGATAGGATTCTTAGTGTAAATGGACAGGAGTTAATGGATATTATAGATTTAAGTTTTGCATTTGCGGAAGAAGAAATAGAGCTTTTGATTGAAAAAGCAAATGGTGAGCAAGAACTTATTGAATTTGATAAAGAATATGATGAAGAATTGGGCGTAGAATTCGAAAGTGCTGTTTTTGATAATATTCGACGCTGTGGAAATAAATGTTGGTTTTGCTTTGTTGATCAAATTGCTCCTAATATGCGAGACAGTTTGTCGATTAAAGACGATGACTATAGAATGTCTTTTCTATATGGAAATTTTGTTACGTTAACTAATATTCGCGAAATGGATTTAAAAAGAATTAAACAATTGCATCTTTCTCCATTATTTATTTCTGTTCATACAACAAATGGACAATTAAGAGCTCGGATGCTTAATAATAAGCGAGCGGCGAATATCATAGAGCAGCTTGAGTACTTAGTTAAAAATGATATTCAAATTCATACCCAAATTGTTTTGTGTCCGGGAATTAATGATGGTGAGATATTAGATCAAACCATTCATGATTTAATTAACATGGGAGAAAATGTTTTATCCTTGGCTATTGTTCCTGTAGGCTTAACAAAGTATCGGGAAAGTTGTTATTCGTTAACAGGTTTTTCAATGGAGCAAGCAGGGAAGATAATTGAGCAAGTTGAAAAATGGCAGCTGATTGCACGGAAGAAGTTTGGAAAAAATTTTGTTTACTTAGGAGACGAATTTTATTTTTTAGCTAATCAAGATATTCCAGATGCTGATTATTATGATGATTTTCCGCAACTTGAGAATGGTATTGGACTTACGAGAGATTTTATTGAGGAATGGAATGCTTGCCAAGATAAGGATTGCAATGCGTATGAAGAGCCGATATACTTAGATATTGTGTGTGGCAAATCCGCCGAAAAAATATTATCGATATTATTACGTGAGTTAGAGATAAAAAATTTGTTCATTAGAGTTATTCCTATTGAAAATAAATTTTTTGGTGAAAATATTACTGTTACGGGTCTTTTAACAGGACAAGATATTATCCAGCAATTAAAATTCCTATCTGGAAAGCGTGACGGAATCATTATTCCTGGTGTTTCTTTGCGAAAAGGAGAAAATATATTTTTGGATGATTATCATATTAGTGATATTGAAAAAGAATTAGGGGCAAAAGTTCAAATTGCACATGATGCAGTAGATTTAAATCGTTTGTTAAAAATGTGGAATAATGTTAAGGAAGAAAATGAAACTGAAGACATGAATTATACTTGGCAGGGAAATTGTGCATATACAAAAAATAATTGA
- a CDS encoding ACT domain-containing protein — MHKQQSGFFLVREEILPEAIKKTIRVKEMLKRGEARTINEAVEKMELSRSAYYKYKDFVFPFYEASRDKIVTLTLLLDHKQGVLSRVLNTISADSGSVLTINQGIPLQGVANATVSIETADLAVDLEALLDKLRMVEGVKRLEVLGQA; from the coding sequence ATGCATAAACAACAATCAGGATTCTTTTTGGTAAGAGAGGAAATCTTGCCAGAAGCAATAAAAAAAACAATTCGAGTAAAGGAAATGTTAAAACGCGGTGAAGCAAGAACGATTAATGAAGCTGTTGAAAAAATGGAATTAAGTCGCAGTGCTTATTATAAATATAAGGATTTTGTATTTCCGTTCTATGAGGCAAGCCGAGATAAAATAGTTACTTTAACGTTATTATTAGACCATAAACAAGGCGTATTATCAAGAGTATTGAACACAATATCTGCAGATTCAGGGAGTGTGTTAACTATTAATCAAGGAATTCCACTACAAGGGGTTGCAAATGCGACAGTATCAATAGAAACAGCAGATTTGGCAGTAGATTTAGAGGCTTTGTTAGATAAGCTAAGAATGGTAGAGGGAGTAAAAAGATTAGAAGTATTAGGACAAGCTTAG
- a CDS encoding YlmC/YmxH family sporulation protein yields MRLSELRGKEIVDINDGIKIGVLDECELVFDDTSGSIHSILIPNRNALSHFIGSNRAISIPWESVQKISNELIIINSYKYKDNSE; encoded by the coding sequence ATGAGATTAAGTGAGCTTAGGGGAAAAGAAATTGTCGATATTAACGATGGGATAAAAATTGGAGTTTTGGATGAATGTGAATTGGTATTTGATGATACAAGTGGAAGTATTCATTCTATATTGATTCCCAATAGAAATGCATTATCGCATTTCATTGGAAGCAATCGTGCAATATCAATTCCTTGGGAATCAGTACAGAAAATTAGCAATGAACTAATTATTATAAATAGTTATAAATATAAAGACAATTCAGAATGA
- the plsY gene encoding glycerol-3-phosphate 1-O-acyltransferase PlsY: MEMFLIAPIAYLIGSIPSGLILGKLFWNTDLRKFGSKNIGATNAYRTLGIYPAIIIFAADFVKGILGVLLGIYFLNTPIAMIIGGIAVIIGHNWSLFLRFSGGKGVATGLGVIAILMPIVTLAIFIVWVLIVVFTKYVSLASIVAAGLVPILAYFWIGQIEYIIFSALAAGFVIYRHKSNIIRLLKGTEVKIKAGNK; encoded by the coding sequence ATGGAAATGTTTCTTATTGCACCGATTGCATATTTGATAGGTTCAATTCCAAGCGGTTTGATTCTTGGAAAGCTTTTTTGGAACACTGACTTGAGAAAGTTCGGTAGTAAAAATATTGGGGCAACGAATGCATATCGAACGTTAGGAATATATCCTGCAATAATAATTTTTGCTGCTGATTTTGTAAAAGGTATTTTAGGTGTTTTGCTTGGAATTTATTTTTTAAACACACCTATAGCGATGATTATTGGTGGGATCGCAGTAATTATCGGACATAATTGGTCGCTATTTTTACGTTTTTCTGGGGGGAAAGGTGTAGCAACAGGACTTGGTGTTATTGCGATATTGATGCCTATAGTGACATTGGCTATATTTATTGTTTGGGTTCTAATTGTGGTTTTTACAAAGTATGTATCTTTAGCTTCAATTGTTGCTGCAGGATTAGTTCCTATTCTTGCTTATTTTTGGATTGGTCAAATAGAGTACATAATTTTTAGCGCATTAGCAGCCGGATTTGTTATATATCGGCATAAATCGAATATTATTCGTTTATTGAAAGGGACGGAAGTAAAAATTAAGGCTGGGAATAAATAA
- the der gene encoding ribosome biogenesis GTPase Der → MSKPIVAIVGRPNVGKSTLFNQIGKKRVSIVEDIPGVTRDRIYLDAEWLNTEFTMIDTGGIELETTDHILTSMRHQANLAIEEADVVVFVVDAKTGMTAADEEVAHILRTSKKPILLAVNKVDSPNKENEIYEFYNLGLGDPIPISASNALNLGDLLDQVVENFPKDAVDEKEADEISIAVIGRPNVGKSSLVNALLGQERVIVSNIPGTTRDAIDTHFVKDDTKFILIDTAGMRRKAKIDLPIERYSVMRSLRAVDRSDVVLMVINADEGITEQDKKIAGYAHEAGKGIVIVVNKWDLVEKDDKTSLRFTEDLRDEIGFMQYAPVLYTSALTKQRVHRVTDLVKYVAEQQAMRIQTSVLNQVITDATAINPPPSHKGKRLKIYFTTQADIKPPTFIFFVNEPEIMHFSYLRFLENKLRESFGFEGTPLKLIVRGRKEEEV, encoded by the coding sequence ATGAGTAAACCAATAGTCGCAATTGTAGGACGACCGAATGTTGGTAAATCTACATTGTTTAATCAAATTGGGAAAAAGAGGGTATCTATTGTTGAAGACATACCTGGAGTTACACGTGATCGTATTTATTTAGATGCAGAATGGTTAAATACTGAGTTTACAATGATTGATACTGGTGGGATTGAGCTTGAAACAACAGATCATATCTTAACGTCTATGCGTCATCAAGCGAATTTAGCAATTGAAGAAGCTGACGTTGTTGTATTTGTTGTAGATGCAAAGACAGGGATGACAGCAGCCGATGAGGAGGTTGCACATATTTTACGTACAAGTAAGAAACCGATCTTGCTTGCTGTAAATAAGGTGGATAGTCCAAATAAAGAAAATGAAATTTATGAATTTTATAATTTAGGATTGGGCGATCCCATTCCTATATCCGCATCTAATGCATTAAATTTAGGAGATTTATTAGATCAAGTAGTTGAAAATTTTCCAAAGGATGCAGTGGATGAGAAGGAAGCTGATGAAATTAGCATTGCAGTAATTGGAAGACCTAATGTAGGCAAATCTTCGCTTGTAAATGCTTTACTCGGGCAAGAGCGTGTCATCGTGAGCAATATTCCAGGGACAACTCGAGATGCGATTGACACTCATTTTGTCAAAGATGATACGAAATTTATTTTAATTGATACAGCTGGGATGCGTCGTAAGGCTAAAATTGATTTACCGATAGAACGATATAGTGTTATGCGTTCACTTCGTGCAGTAGATCGCTCTGATGTTGTTTTGATGGTCATTAATGCTGATGAAGGGATAACTGAGCAAGATAAAAAAATTGCTGGTTATGCGCATGAGGCTGGAAAAGGTATAGTTATTGTAGTTAATAAATGGGATTTAGTAGAAAAGGATGATAAAACTTCGTTACGTTTTACGGAAGATTTGCGGGATGAGATAGGCTTTATGCAATATGCGCCAGTTCTATATACTTCTGCATTAACTAAACAAAGAGTACATCGTGTGACTGATTTAGTGAAATATGTAGCAGAACAACAAGCGATGCGTATTCAAACAAGTGTTTTGAATCAAGTGATTACAGACGCAACGGCGATTAATCCGCCACCATCGCATAAAGGGAAAAGATTAAAAATATATTTTACAACACAGGCAGATATTAAGCCTCCTACGTTTATTTTCTTTGTAAATGAACCTGAAATCATGCACTTTTCTTATTTAAGATTTTTAGAAAATAAGTTAAGGGAAAGTTTTGGTTTTGAAGGAACACCATTAAAATTAATTGTACGTGGAAGAAAAGAAGAGGAAGTTTAA
- the thrB gene encoding homoserine kinase: MLKSVKIKVPGTSANCGPGFDSIGIACTIYNELELTLNNSGKLTIEIDGEGKNNIPCDERNVVWKSIQYLLRKAEKKYNGGIIKMSNGIPLARGLGSSAAAIVSGLMAANVVIGSPFNKQEIFQMATDIEGHPDNVAPAIFGGITLSIDQDHIAQCLSFMPPKGIKLVVAIPSFNLSTKMARRVLPNMVPLQDAVFNVSRTALLVGALCKGEYQHLRNALGDKLHQPYRLGLIPGMEEVFNKALKNGALGVALSGAGPCLIAFTTEKMNEIGEAMVSAFRSNDVDAKYVILDIDSQGVQATEI; encoded by the coding sequence ATGCTGAAATCAGTAAAAATTAAAGTTCCAGGAACTTCAGCAAACTGTGGGCCAGGCTTTGATTCTATAGGAATTGCTTGTACAATTTATAATGAATTAGAATTGACCTTGAATAACAGTGGAAAATTAACAATAGAAATTGATGGAGAAGGTAAAAATAATATTCCGTGTGATGAACGCAATGTTGTTTGGAAATCTATTCAATATTTATTAAGAAAAGCGGAAAAAAAATATAATGGTGGAATAATCAAAATGTCTAATGGAATTCCGCTAGCACGTGGATTAGGAAGTAGTGCGGCTGCTATTGTATCTGGATTAATGGCGGCTAATGTAGTTATTGGCAGTCCATTTAATAAGCAAGAGATATTTCAGATGGCAACGGATATAGAAGGGCACCCGGACAATGTTGCTCCAGCTATTTTTGGTGGCATTACGTTAAGTATTGATCAAGATCATATTGCACAATGCTTATCTTTTATGCCACCAAAAGGAATTAAATTAGTCGTAGCTATTCCTAGCTTTAATTTATCGACTAAAATGGCAAGAAGAGTCCTGCCTAATATGGTTCCATTACAAGATGCGGTTTTTAATGTTAGTCGTACGGCGCTATTAGTAGGTGCGCTGTGTAAAGGCGAATATCAACACTTGAGAAATGCCCTAGGGGATAAATTACATCAACCATATCGCCTAGGTTTGATCCCTGGAATGGAAGAAGTATTTAACAAAGCCTTAAAAAATGGTGCATTAGGTGTTGCTTTAAGTGGGGCAGGTCCTTGCTTGATTGCATTTACAACTGAAAAAATGAATGAAATAGGCGAAGCGATGGTAAGTGCTTTTAGATCAAATGATGTTGATGCAAAATATGTTATTTTAGATATTGACTCACAAGGAGTACAGGCTACGGAAATTTAA